A section of the Triplophysa dalaica isolate WHDGS20190420 chromosome 8, ASM1584641v1, whole genome shotgun sequence genome encodes:
- the LOC130427939 gene encoding uncharacterized protein LOC130427939, translated as MLTLDSGSSTHPIPSGSPVGSLDPTQLIHSSPAVCPQSSSLHQQLSSQFLVLALQPITATLTSPYVIQQALFPPVTPRAHPVQPPVTGQRISALSPHAPSFTQPSSFVHLPHTGHSAYPGTELLFASAYGIPQPKLPVFESGNESDFALFKLVLDNLLSNHSYLSEQYKYHVLLRHLKHPSAQQQSKSYMYHPHPYSAALQALQDKYGQTQQLVQSELGSIMNSPSLKLGDANAFDSFALSIQSLVGMLRTLNNLRSVEILEPTMRNIYKTLTCQYDPLGFIIPFTTRAKVIIQDLWKHNLGWDDPIEPLPLREKWLAWVAELPTSSAAVLSSIHPSLCGQSFSHSRASCL; from the coding sequence ATGCTTACTTTAGACTCTGGCTCATCCACTCATCCAATCCCTTCAGGCTCACCAGTTGGCTCTTTGGATCCCACTCAACTTATTCATAGCAGCCCAGCTGTGTGTCCACAGTCTTCCTCCTTGCATCAGCAGCTCTCCTCCCAATTCCTAGTGTTGGCACTGCAGCCCATCACAGCCACACTTACAAGTCCATATGTGATACAACAGGCATTATTCCCTCCAGTGACACCGCGTGCTCATCCAGTGCAGCCTCCAGTTACCGGCCAGCGGATATCAGCCCTGTCACCTCATGCTCCAAGCTTTACTCAACCATCCTCATTCGTGCACCTCCCCCACACTGGGCATTCTGCATACCCGGGTACAGAGCTACTGTTCGCCTCGGCTTATGGCATCCCACAACCTAAGCTCCCAGTGTTTGAAAGTGGTAATGAGAGTGACTTCGCCTTGTTCAAATTGGTATTGGACAATTTGTTGAGTAACCACAGCTATCTTAGTGAGCAATACAAATACCATGTCTTGTTAAGACATTTGAAACATCCCAGTGCTCAGCAGCAATCTAAATCCTACATGTACCATCCGCATCCATACTCTGCTGCCCTGCAGGCACTTCAAGATAAGTACGGGCAGACACAACAACTTGTGCAATCAGAGCTGGGCTCCATCATGAACAGTCCGTCACTTAAACTGGGTGATGCAAATGCCTTTGATTCCTTTGCACTTTCTATACAATCATTAGTTGGCATGCTGAGGACTCTGAACAATCTACGCTCTGTTGAGATCCTTGAGCCTACCATGAGGAACATTTACAAAACTTTGACATGTCAGTACGACCCCTTGGGGTTCATTATCCCATTCACAACAAGAGCCAAAGTCATTATCCAAGACCTCTGGAAGCACAACCTTGGTTGGGATGACCCCATAGAGCCATTACCTTTAAGAGAGAAGTGGCTCGCTTGGGTAGCCGAACTTCCAACTTCCTCAGCTGCAGTTCTCTCGAGCATACACCCCAGCCTCTGCGGACAATCCTTCAGCCATTCGAGAGCTTCATGCCTTTAA